The following coding sequences are from one Perognathus longimembris pacificus isolate PPM17 chromosome 13, ASM2315922v1, whole genome shotgun sequence window:
- the LOC125361905 gene encoding collagen alpha-1(I) chain-like, with amino-acid sequence MPPTVQLQPAGRDEEEEEEEDAGQSPGSPLSGGRRAPADGRGREGGPAPRRPGAEPGAAPSRAPGNAGRGERSPRRVSGRAPPPGRPRTAPSPVSRPSGRPGRRRRERRDPGRQPRSPPPPPSGAARSPGLPAPDPPAPRTGPAALPGVRLGEPHHPTRGHQELGLFAVPPKGQDGDKCQGAGAAARCPSGGVVCLSRLSEPGHHKASIHSVSRFLRLPPGTGRRRAGCRELWSEPGLRPRPLLIGCRARARPAGRAVPGALTDPTPPSLASRRRPPANRRRPPPRVASHVAAKMAPAAAAEASPPASPGSGAGTPCRRGALEGGDAGRGAPGLQPPQRRGEARRPRPRERPAEARRPRDRVGPAPAPL; translated from the exons ATGCCACCAACTGTGCAACTACAG CCGGCCGGacgggacgaggaggaggaggaggaggaggacgcggGGCAGAGCCCGGGGAGTCCGCTCTCCGGCGGCCGGCGCGCGCCTGCGGACGGACGGGGACGGGAGGGCGGCCCCGCGCCGCGGCGTCCCGGCGCGGAGCCCGGCGCGGCGCCGTCCCGGGCGCCCGGGAACGCGGGTCGCGGCGAGCGCTCTCCCCGGCGGGTGTCGGGACGCGCTCCCCCGCCGGGGCGGCCCCGCACGGCGCCCAGCCCGGTGTCACGCCCGAGCGGGCGgcccggccggcggcggcgggagcggcggGACCCCGGCCGGCAGCCGCGctcgccccctccgcccccgaGCGGCGCGGCGCGGAGCCCCGGGCTCCCCGCGCCGgacccccccgcgccccgcaccgGCCCGGCCGCGCTCCCCGGAGTCCGCCTCGGGGAGCCCCACCATCCC ACTAGGGGACACCAGGAATTGGGTTTGTTTGCGGTGCCTCCGAAGGGGCAAGATGGCGACAAGTGCCAGGGCGCAGGCGCCGCCGCGCGCTGCCCGTCGGGAGGTGTAGTTTGCCTTTCCCGCCTTTCAGAGCCCGGCCACCACAAGGCCTCCATTCATTCCGTCTCCCGGTTCCTCCGCCTCCCGCCGGGAACAGGCAGGCGCCGCGCGGGCTGCCGGGAGTTGTGGTCCGAACCCGGCCTCCGGCCTCGCCCGCTCCTGATTGGCTGCCGCGCGCGCGCAAGGCCCGCCGGGAGAGCGGTTCCCGGCGCGCTCACGGACCCCACGCCCCCGTCTCTAGCTTCGCGCCGCCGTCCGCCAGCCAATCGGCGGCGCCCCCCGCCACGTGTGGCGTCACACGTAGCGGCCAAGATGGCGCCGGCGGCCGCCGCGGAGGCTTCGCCGCCCGCCTCGCCCGGCTCGGGGGCCGGCACGCCGTGCCGCCGGGGCGCGCTGGAGGGTGgggacgcggggcgcggggctccgggTCTCCAGCCGCCCCAGCGGCGAGGCGAGGCGAGGCGGCCCAGGCCGCGGGAGCGGCCGGCGGAGGCGAGGCGGCCCCGCGACCGGGTAGGTCCCGCCCCGGCTCCTCTTTAG